Part of the Streptomyces sp. NBC_01460 genome, CCTTCGGCACCGACGTCACCATCGTCGAGGGCCTGAAGCACCTGGTCCCGGTCGAGGACGAGAACAGCTCGAAGCTTCTTGAGCGCGCGTTCCGCAAGCGCGGCATCAAGTTCAACCTCGGCACCTTCTTCGACAAGGCCGAGTACACGCAGGACGGCGTGCGGGTGACCCTCGCCGACGGCAAGACCTTCGAGGCGGAGGTGCTGCTGGTCGCGATCGGCCGCGGCCCGGTCTCGCAGGGTCTGGGCTACGAGGAGGCCGGCGTCGCGATGGACCGCGGCTACGTCCTCGTCGACGAGTACATGCAGACCAACGTCCCGACGGTCTCGGCCGTCGGTGACCTGGTCCCGACCCTGCAGCTCGCGCACGTCGGCTTCGCCGAGGGCATCCTGGTGGCGGAGCGGCTCGCCGGCCTCAAGACCGTGCCGGTCGACTACGACGGCGTGCCGAAGGTGACGTACTGCCACCCCGAGGTCGCCTCCGTGGGCATCACCGAGGCCAAGGCCAAGGAGATCTACGGCGCGGACAAGGTCGTGGCCCTCAAGTACAACCTCGCGGGCAACGGCAAGAGCAAGATCCTGAAGACCGCGGGCGAGATCAAGCTCGTCCAGGTCAAGGACGGTGCCGTGGTCGGTGTCCACATGGTCGGTGACCGTATGGGCGAGCAGGTCGGCGAAGCCCAGCTGATCTACAACTGGGAGGCGCTGCCGGCCGAGGTCGCGCAGCTCATCCACGCCCACCCGACCCAGAACGAGGCGATGGGCGAGGCCCACCTGGCCCTGGCCGGCAAGCCTCTCCACTCCCACGA contains:
- the lpdA gene encoding dihydrolipoyl dehydrogenase, encoding MANDASTVFDLVILGGGSGGYAAALRGAQLGLDVALIEKGKVGGTCLHNGCIPTKALLHAGEIADQAREAEQFGVKATFEGIDMAAVHKYKDDVISGLYKGLQGLIASRKVHYIEGEGRLSSPTSVDVNGQRVQGRHVLLATGSVPKSLPGLEIDGNRIISSDHALKLDRVPASAIVLGGGVIGVEFASAWKSFGTDVTIVEGLKHLVPVEDENSSKLLERAFRKRGIKFNLGTFFDKAEYTQDGVRVTLADGKTFEAEVLLVAIGRGPVSQGLGYEEAGVAMDRGYVLVDEYMQTNVPTVSAVGDLVPTLQLAHVGFAEGILVAERLAGLKTVPVDYDGVPKVTYCHPEVASVGITEAKAKEIYGADKVVALKYNLAGNGKSKILKTAGEIKLVQVKDGAVVGVHMVGDRMGEQVGEAQLIYNWEALPAEVAQLIHAHPTQNEAMGEAHLALAGKPLHSHD